Proteins encoded in a region of the Deltaproteobacteria bacterium genome:
- a CDS encoding flagellar motor protein MotA, with translation MSHQNLWGALLLTTCLALGLFWWDQNMALVNIGALALVVGGTALAAVLSFPMSRLRQALGVAKNAYTRPSEDVGDVICSLLDLSLKSRFSGIAELSREEDRMTESYLRSGLGLLADGYGEKEIENILGNESRFFQARRSAVARVFRQMGRVAPSFGVAGSVAGLIGMLAGIGDEKSMLAAIPLALASTLYGILLQQLVFIPAAEVIENRTRDQLLVMAVIVEGLLAIKSEENPRKVERRLLSFISPAQREGTARRLAAIRQAYLDMAARRRLEMALEEDQAA, from the coding sequence ATGAGCCATCAGAATCTCTGGGGAGCCCTTTTGTTGACCACCTGCCTGGCCTTGGGCCTGTTCTGGTGGGACCAGAACATGGCCTTGGTCAATATCGGGGCCCTGGCCTTGGTTGTCGGAGGCACGGCCTTGGCCGCAGTGCTCAGTTTTCCCATGTCCAGACTCAGGCAGGCCTTGGGGGTGGCCAAAAACGCCTATACGCGGCCAAGCGAAGACGTTGGCGACGTCATCTGCTCGCTCCTGGATCTGTCCCTGAAGTCCCGGTTTTCGGGAATCGCCGAACTGAGCCGGGAAGAGGACCGGATGACGGAGTCCTATCTCCGGAGCGGTCTGGGCCTCTTGGCCGACGGTTATGGGGAAAAGGAGATCGAGAACATTTTGGGCAACGAGTCTCGGTTTTTCCAGGCCAGGCGATCGGCCGTGGCCAGGGTCTTCAGACAGATGGGCCGGGTGGCCCCGTCCTTCGGCGTGGCTGGGAGCGTGGCCGGGCTCATCGGTATGCTGGCCGGAATCGGGGACGAAAAGAGCATGCTGGCGGCCATTCCCCTGGCCCTGGCCTCGACCCTCTACGGCATCCTGCTTCAGCAACTGGTGTTCATCCCCGCGGCAGAGGTCATCGAGAACCGGACCAGGGATCAGCTTCTGGTCATGGCCGTCATCGTCGAGGGACTGCTGGCCATCAAGTCCGAGGAGAACCCCCGCAAGGTGGAGAGAAGGCTGCTGTCGTTCATTTCCCCGGCCCAAAGGGAGGGGACGGCCCGGCGTCTGGCCGCCATCCGGCAAGCCTATCTGGACATGGCCGCCCGAAGACGTCTGGAGATGGCCCTGGAGGAGGACCAGGCGGCCTGA
- a CDS encoding YkgJ family cysteine cluster protein, translating into MTAATSSCLQCGTCCRRGGPALHAADLGLVQDGSILLEALVCFRPGERVLDNVQGGLKHLDRDLLKIRGLSEPGPCLHFDQISSSCTIYGHRPLECRILECWNTEPMLEVYEQDRLSRTDILTAGSALAEMAIWHEREFSWALIDRLMTENNFLEIIDLARREWAFRRTLTDRLGIRDINLWHCFGRPLHLALMPVDARFRAQSFQGHFS; encoded by the coding sequence ATGACCGCCGCCACTTCATCCTGTCTCCAGTGCGGAACCTGCTGCCGTCGGGGCGGCCCGGCCCTGCACGCCGCCGACCTCGGTCTGGTCCAAGACGGTTCCATCCTCTTGGAGGCCCTGGTCTGCTTCCGGCCCGGCGAGCGGGTCTTGGACAACGTCCAGGGAGGTCTGAAGCACCTCGACCGCGATCTGCTGAAAATCCGAGGGCTCTCCGAACCCGGACCCTGCCTCCACTTCGACCAGATTTCGTCCTCGTGTACGATCTATGGGCACAGACCCCTGGAATGCCGAATTCTGGAATGCTGGAACACCGAACCCATGCTCGAAGTCTACGAACAAGACCGTCTGAGCCGTACCGACATCTTGACCGCTGGAAGCGCCCTTGCCGAAATGGCCATCTGGCACGAGCGGGAATTTTCATGGGCCCTCATCGACAGGCTGATGACCGAAAACAATTTTCTGGAAATCATCGACCTAGCCCGGCGGGAATGGGCCTTTCGCCGGACCCTGACCGACCGGCTGGGCATCCGGGACATCAATCTCTGGCATTGTTTCGGACGGCCCCTGCATCTCGCCCTCATGCCCGTGGACGCCCGATTCCGCGCCCAATCCTTCCAAGGCCATTTTTCCTGA
- a CDS encoding J domain-containing protein — protein sequence MSVEYKNYYQLLGVDKNASQEEIAKAYKKLARKYHPDLNPGDPQAEAKFKDINEANEVLKDPEKRKLYDSFGPNWKDGQNFQPPPGFENVRFNFQGGGGQGFGASGFSDFFDLLFGGQEGGFSKGRPRGGGFEGGPFGGGSMRFKGQDAELRLDLPLEEAYRGGKKTISFQEQVPGPGGMPQMHTRTLEVNVPAGVKDGARIRLTGQGNPGQGGGPSGDLYLKVHLIPHPLFKVEGKNIVSDLPLAPWEAVLGATVRVSTLDGEVDMAIPPGVGSGQKLRLRGRGLGSASRKGDHLVRMMIKSPSGIGPEEEKLWRELAERSSFNPRA from the coding sequence ATGAGCGTCGAGTACAAGAACTACTATCAGCTTCTGGGGGTCGACAAAAACGCCTCCCAGGAAGAGATCGCCAAGGCCTACAAGAAGCTGGCCCGTAAGTATCATCCGGACCTCAACCCCGGCGATCCCCAGGCCGAGGCCAAGTTCAAGGACATCAACGAGGCCAACGAGGTTTTGAAGGATCCGGAAAAACGCAAACTCTACGATTCCTTCGGCCCGAACTGGAAGGATGGCCAGAATTTCCAGCCTCCTCCGGGCTTCGAGAATGTTCGCTTCAACTTCCAAGGCGGCGGGGGTCAGGGCTTCGGAGCCAGCGGGTTCAGCGACTTCTTCGATCTTTTGTTCGGCGGCCAGGAAGGAGGCTTTTCCAAAGGCCGGCCAAGGGGGGGCGGTTTCGAGGGCGGCCCTTTTGGCGGAGGCTCCATGCGCTTCAAGGGACAGGATGCCGAACTTCGGCTGGACCTCCCCCTTGAAGAGGCCTACCGGGGCGGAAAGAAGACCATTTCGTTTCAAGAGCAGGTTCCCGGACCCGGCGGCATGCCTCAGATGCACACCAGGACCCTGGAGGTCAACGTCCCGGCCGGGGTCAAGGACGGTGCCAGGATCCGGCTGACCGGCCAGGGCAACCCCGGCCAGGGAGGGGGGCCGTCTGGAGACCTCTATCTCAAAGTCCACCTGATTCCCCACCCCCTTTTCAAGGTCGAAGGCAAAAACATCGTTTCCGATCTGCCACTGGCCCCGTGGGAAGCCGTTCTCGGGGCCACGGTCAGGGTTTCAACCCTGGACGGGGAAGTGGACATGGCCATTCCGCCCGGCGTCGGCAGCGGGCAGAAATTGAGGCTCCGGGGCCGAGGCCTCGGAAGTGCCTCCCGCAAGGGCGACCACCTAGTCCGGATGATGATCAAATCCCCGAGCGGCATTGGTCCCGAGGAAGAAAAATT